Proteins from one Rhizobium sp. CB3090 genomic window:
- a CDS encoding ANTAR domain-containing response regulator: protein MKSHTLAVLVIDENRIRASIIEAGLREAGYQNVTVVHDINGIARRISEINPDVIVIDLENPNRDMLENMFQLSRAVKRPIAMFVDSSDEASIEAAVDAGVSAYIVDGLKQERVRPILKMAISRFNAFARLNRELEETRGELENRKVIDRAKGLLMKSRGISEDEAYALMRRTAMNQNRKIIDIAQSLVTAIGLLDPGENA, encoded by the coding sequence ATGAAATCCCATACCCTTGCCGTATTGGTCATAGACGAGAACCGCATTCGCGCCTCAATCATCGAGGCCGGATTGCGCGAGGCCGGTTATCAGAATGTCACGGTCGTCCATGACATCAATGGCATCGCCCGCAGGATCAGCGAGATCAATCCGGATGTGATCGTCATCGATCTGGAAAATCCCAATCGAGACATGCTCGAAAACATGTTCCAGCTCTCGCGCGCCGTGAAGCGGCCGATCGCCATGTTCGTCGACAGCTCGGACGAAGCCTCGATCGAAGCGGCCGTCGATGCCGGCGTTTCCGCCTACATCGTCGACGGGCTAAAGCAGGAGCGCGTACGGCCGATCCTGAAGATGGCCATCAGCCGCTTCAACGCATTCGCGCGCCTCAATCGCGAATTGGAAGAGACCCGGGGCGAACTCGAGAACCGCAAGGTGATCGACCGCGCCAAGGGACTGCTGATGAAATCGCGGGGCATTTCCGAAGACGAGGCCTATGCGCTGATGCGCAGGACGGCCATGAACCAGAACCGAAAGATCATAGACATAGCGCAAAGTCTGGTAACCGCGATCGGCCTGCTCGATCCAGGAGAAAATGCATGA
- a CDS encoding histidine kinase produces the protein MKKTLLIAAAFAAAFPLLAHAETIQFPSEEPIAEVSIPHSWGPKETETGVDATSPDSAIYFSIDIASDKTVDKTLDDVIDFLSKNGVEIDDKSKHEFPDSVLNGMKMAHLEWDGKDKDGPVDVELGLLQPSEHKLLIVTYWGSKETQDKHDEAVQNIMHSLKPLND, from the coding sequence ATGAAAAAAACGCTTCTCATCGCCGCGGCATTCGCAGCAGCCTTTCCGCTTCTTGCTCACGCCGAAACCATACAGTTCCCAAGCGAGGAACCGATCGCCGAGGTTTCGATTCCGCATAGCTGGGGGCCTAAGGAAACGGAAACCGGCGTCGACGCAACGTCACCGGACTCCGCGATCTATTTTTCGATCGATATCGCCAGCGACAAGACGGTTGATAAGACCCTCGACGACGTTATCGATTTTCTGTCGAAGAATGGCGTCGAAATCGATGACAAGTCCAAGCATGAGTTTCCGGATTCCGTGCTCAACGGCATGAAGATGGCGCATCTCGAATGGGATGGCAAAGACAAGGACGGCCCGGTCGATGTCGAGCTCGGCTTGCTCCAGCCTTCCGAGCATAAGCTTCTGATCGTCACCTACTGGGGATCGAAGGAAACTCAGGACAAGCATGACGAAGCGGTGCAGAACATCATGCATTCGCTGAAGCCGCTCAACGACTGA
- a CDS encoding type I secretion system permease/ATPase: MLAVPKEPPQKFILLILSSLRKAFFSITIASAAINTLALTGSFFMLQVYDRVIPGRSLPTLAGLAIITATLFIFQGALELLRSMLLARVGVSLDERLNQKVFGSLIFLPTRMQTPDDGLQPVRDLEQVRSFLSGGGSTALFDLPWMPFYLVLCFLFHFWIGFTALCGAIVLIVLTMLAEVLSQKPALQAAKSSAARLGFAQAARRNWEAVVAMGFSGRLTEKWTAMNEDYLGNQLSAGNIVGTLTTIAKILRMMLQSAVLAVGAILVIRQEATGGIIIASSIMVTRALAPVELTIGHWKSFVSARQSWSRLAKLLDVVPSEQRAVALPAPQKELSVENISLTPPSSRDFILRNISLKITAGTVLGVIGPSASGKSSLARAITGLWPVVIGAIRLDQAALSQWEQGELGCHIGYLPQDVGLFDGSIAENISRFATDMQPGPIIAAAKAAGVYDMIVKLPDGFDTVIGEGGSRLSAGQRQRIALARALYGDPFLVVLDEPNSNLDAEGEASLTKALMGIRARGGIAIVVAHRPSALAAADKVAIIANGQLQAFGAKDEILGTPARHSGTGPVRLMIAGEDVSG, from the coding sequence GTGCTTGCTGTCCCGAAAGAGCCACCACAGAAGTTCATCCTGCTGATACTCTCGTCCCTTCGAAAGGCGTTTTTCAGCATTACCATTGCGAGCGCTGCGATAAACACGCTGGCGCTGACCGGCTCCTTCTTCATGCTGCAGGTTTACGATCGGGTTATTCCGGGCCGCAGCCTTCCAACGCTCGCCGGCCTCGCGATCATCACTGCGACCCTGTTCATCTTTCAAGGGGCGCTGGAATTGCTGCGCTCGATGCTGCTTGCGCGTGTGGGCGTATCTCTCGATGAACGGCTGAACCAAAAGGTCTTCGGCTCGCTCATTTTTTTGCCGACGAGGATGCAGACGCCCGATGATGGGCTGCAGCCCGTCCGCGATTTGGAGCAGGTCCGATCGTTCCTGTCCGGAGGCGGGTCTACGGCGTTGTTCGATTTGCCCTGGATGCCTTTCTATCTTGTCCTGTGTTTTCTGTTCCATTTCTGGATCGGCTTTACAGCCCTTTGCGGCGCCATCGTGCTCATTGTCCTGACGATGCTGGCAGAGGTGCTGTCCCAAAAGCCAGCGCTGCAGGCCGCGAAGTCCTCCGCCGCCCGTCTCGGCTTCGCACAGGCGGCGCGACGAAACTGGGAAGCAGTGGTCGCAATGGGTTTTAGCGGCCGTCTTACCGAGAAATGGACGGCAATGAACGAGGACTATCTGGGAAACCAGCTCTCCGCCGGCAACATCGTCGGCACGCTGACCACGATCGCGAAGATATTGCGGATGATGCTGCAATCCGCCGTATTGGCTGTCGGTGCAATCCTCGTCATCAGGCAGGAGGCAACGGGCGGCATCATCATCGCCAGCTCGATCATGGTCACCCGTGCGCTGGCTCCGGTGGAGCTTACAATCGGGCATTGGAAGAGCTTTGTCTCCGCCCGCCAAAGCTGGTCGCGGCTCGCCAAGCTGCTGGATGTGGTCCCTAGCGAACAGCGGGCAGTGGCCCTGCCGGCCCCGCAAAAGGAGCTCAGCGTCGAAAATATCAGCCTAACGCCTCCTAGTAGCCGCGACTTCATCCTCCGCAACATCTCGCTCAAGATAACTGCTGGGACAGTGCTGGGCGTGATCGGCCCCAGTGCTTCCGGAAAATCGTCACTTGCCAGAGCGATCACCGGTTTGTGGCCGGTCGTGATCGGCGCGATCCGGCTCGACCAGGCAGCGTTGTCGCAGTGGGAGCAAGGCGAGCTAGGCTGCCATATCGGATATCTGCCCCAGGATGTCGGCTTGTTCGACGGCTCGATAGCCGAGAATATTTCCCGCTTCGCGACGGACATGCAGCCCGGACCGATTATCGCGGCGGCCAAGGCGGCCGGCGTCTATGACATGATCGTCAAGCTGCCGGATGGGTTCGACACGGTCATCGGCGAGGGCGGCTCGCGGCTTTCCGCCGGTCAGAGGCAGCGCATAGCCTTGGCCCGGGCACTTTATGGCGATCCGTTTCTGGTGGTTCTTGACGAGCCGAACTCCAATCTCGATGCCGAGGGCGAGGCATCCTTGACCAAAGCCTTGATGGGCATCCGGGCACGCGGCGGCATCGCCATCGTTGTTGCGCACCGGCCGAGTGCTCTGGCTGCTGCGGATAAAGTCGCGATCATTGCCAACGGCCAGTTACAGGCATTCGGAGCCAAGGATGAGATTCTTGGAACACCGGCGAGACATTCGGGGACCGGACCGGTGCGCTTGATGATCGCCGGCGAGGATGTGAGTGGATGA
- a CDS encoding FAD-containing oxidoreductase produces MRTFDAIIVGAGQAGPSLAGRLAAAGMTVALIERKFVGGTCVNAGCMPTKTLVASARTAQVIRRSAEYGIRRDGGMQTDMAAVEKRAATVINNARNSLTSSLTSTEGISLIRGHARFESAKTIRVGDETLTAPRIFLNVGARPVIPPLPGLSDIEYLTSTSIIHLTALPRHLAIIGAGYIGLEFAQMYRRFGTEVSIIERGPYLAPREDDDICQAIGDVLRAEGISIHKNAEDIRLSKSGENIRISTAGNPDVEASHLLIATGRRPNTDDLGLEKAGVALDSKGYIVVDDHLSTNVDGIWALGDCNGHGAFTHTSYNDFEIVAANLLDGEDRKVSERIPAYALYIDPPLGRVGITEKEARAKGRSVATSTMPMSRVGRAVEKGETQGLMKVVADVETGQILGAAIFGVEGDEAIHGFIDAMHARTPYPVLKWAVPIHPTVSELIPTLLGGLKSA; encoded by the coding sequence ATGAGAACCTTCGACGCAATCATCGTCGGTGCCGGGCAAGCGGGGCCGTCTCTGGCGGGACGTCTTGCGGCTGCCGGCATGACGGTGGCTCTGATAGAACGAAAATTCGTCGGCGGAACCTGCGTCAATGCCGGCTGCATGCCGACCAAAACCTTGGTCGCCAGCGCCCGCACCGCTCAGGTGATACGACGAAGCGCGGAATACGGCATCCGCAGAGATGGCGGCATGCAGACGGACATGGCGGCTGTCGAGAAGCGTGCGGCGACCGTTATCAATAACGCCAGAAATTCACTCACGAGCTCGCTCACATCCACCGAGGGAATCTCCTTGATACGGGGACATGCCCGCTTCGAGAGTGCGAAGACCATCCGCGTCGGAGATGAGACGCTGACGGCGCCGCGCATTTTTCTCAACGTCGGCGCAAGGCCGGTCATTCCCCCTTTGCCCGGACTTTCAGACATCGAGTACCTGACAAGTACCTCCATCATCCATCTGACGGCCCTGCCCCGGCATCTCGCCATCATCGGCGCCGGTTATATCGGCCTCGAATTCGCGCAGATGTACCGGCGCTTCGGCACCGAGGTCAGCATCATCGAACGCGGCCCGTACCTGGCGCCGCGGGAGGATGACGATATCTGCCAGGCGATCGGTGATGTTCTTCGCGCCGAAGGTATATCGATCCATAAGAACGCCGAGGACATCAGGCTCTCGAAGAGCGGCGAGAATATCCGCATCTCCACCGCAGGCAATCCGGATGTCGAAGCAAGCCATCTCCTCATCGCCACGGGACGCCGGCCCAATACCGACGATCTCGGCCTCGAAAAGGCCGGTGTAGCGCTGGACAGCAAGGGCTATATCGTCGTCGACGATCACCTCTCCACAAATGTCGACGGCATATGGGCACTTGGCGATTGCAACGGCCACGGTGCCTTCACGCACACCTCTTACAATGATTTCGAGATCGTCGCCGCCAATCTCCTGGACGGCGAAGACCGGAAGGTAAGCGAGCGTATCCCCGCCTACGCGCTCTATATCGATCCGCCACTCGGGCGCGTCGGAATAACGGAGAAAGAGGCGCGGGCAAAAGGACGATCAGTCGCTACATCGACCATGCCGATGAGCCGCGTCGGCCGCGCCGTCGAAAAGGGCGAGACACAAGGCCTGATGAAGGTCGTCGCCGATGTTGAAACCGGACAGATCCTCGGTGCCGCAATCTTCGGCGTCGAAGGCGACGAGGCGATCCACGGTTTCATCGATGCGATGCATGCGCGCACGCCCTACCCGGTGCTGAAATGGGCTGTGCCGATCCACCCCACAGTGTCTGAACTTATTCCCACGCTTCTTGGCGGGCTCAAATCGGCTTAA
- a CDS encoding HlyD family type I secretion periplasmic adaptor subunit: MKNTSLSSTERAIRRLSIFIVATVLLLFGVLGGLAAATKISGAVIASGTLVVDSYVKAVQHLKGGIVGEIRVKNGDHVDADQILIRLDDTQTRANLGIIRKRLNELSARTARLVAERDDKDAISFPANLLSNAGDDGVASILAGERQLFADRLASRQGQKSQLRERVQQLKQEVDGFVAQEKGKRIEIELVTKELSSLQRLFDQGIVPAAKVYSLQRDSARLTGELGNLISSIAQTNGKITETELQIIQIDDDHSSEVSDQLRQAESDTGQFSERLIAAEDDLKRVDIRAPQAGIVDQLNVHSAGAVIGPKETIMQIVPDKDALVAELKLPPQDIDQIAVGQVVALRFSAFNQRITPELNGHVETVSADLTTDQHSGLSYYIVRAKVPKDEWDRLGKLTPLPGMPVEAFMQTGRRSVLAYLTKPMTDQIKRAFRED, from the coding sequence ATGAAAAACACGAGCTTGTCTTCCACAGAACGAGCGATCCGCCGCCTTTCCATTTTCATAGTGGCGACAGTTCTTCTCCTTTTCGGCGTCCTCGGCGGCCTTGCGGCAGCAACGAAGATTTCGGGAGCGGTCATTGCCTCCGGTACCCTTGTCGTCGACAGCTATGTAAAAGCCGTTCAACACCTCAAGGGCGGGATCGTCGGGGAAATCCGTGTGAAGAATGGCGACCACGTCGATGCCGACCAGATATTGATCCGCCTGGACGATACACAAACCAGAGCCAATCTCGGCATTATCAGAAAGCGTTTGAATGAGCTTTCCGCCCGAACGGCGCGTCTGGTCGCCGAGCGTGACGACAAGGATGCGATCAGCTTTCCGGCAAACCTGCTCTCCAATGCCGGTGACGATGGTGTGGCGAGCATACTTGCCGGCGAGCGGCAACTGTTCGCCGACCGGTTGGCGTCGCGACAGGGCCAGAAGTCGCAGTTGCGCGAGAGAGTTCAGCAGTTGAAACAGGAAGTGGACGGCTTCGTCGCGCAGGAGAAGGGGAAACGGATCGAGATCGAGCTTGTCACCAAGGAACTGAGCAGCCTTCAGCGACTGTTCGATCAAGGCATCGTTCCGGCGGCAAAGGTCTATTCGCTGCAAAGGGACAGCGCTCGTCTGACGGGGGAACTTGGTAACCTCATCTCATCGATCGCTCAGACCAACGGCAAGATCACCGAAACCGAGCTTCAGATCATTCAGATCGACGATGACCACAGCTCCGAAGTCTCCGATCAATTGCGGCAGGCCGAAAGCGATACCGGTCAATTTTCGGAACGGTTGATCGCCGCGGAGGACGATCTCAAACGCGTGGATATAAGAGCGCCGCAGGCAGGCATCGTCGATCAGTTGAATGTCCACTCGGCCGGCGCCGTGATCGGGCCGAAAGAGACCATCATGCAGATCGTCCCCGACAAGGATGCACTGGTCGCCGAACTCAAGCTTCCGCCGCAGGATATTGATCAGATCGCTGTCGGGCAGGTGGTCGCCTTGCGTTTTTCCGCCTTCAACCAGCGCATTACACCGGAACTGAATGGGCATGTCGAAACCGTTTCGGCCGATCTGACGACCGACCAGCATTCAGGGCTCAGCTATTACATCGTTCGCGCCAAAGTGCCGAAAGATGAATGGGATCGATTGGGGAAGCTGACGCCTCTCCCCGGTATGCCGGTGGAAGCGTTCATGCAGACGGGCCGAAGAAGCGTTCTCGCCTATCTGACCAAGCCGATGACCGATCAGATAAAGCGCGCATTCAGAGAGGATTAG
- a CDS encoding NUDIX domain-containing protein, which translates to MKKSAGILIYRRTQSGMLVLLVHPGGPFWRKRDEGAWSIPKGEYPEDEPAETAARREFAEEMGHLPEGRLQPLGELRQKGGKHVTAFALEGEFDVAALRSNLFEIEWPPGSGRLQSFPEVDRAEWFTLTDARRKILGSQLPFLERLEALSPLTKQGAVDPTD; encoded by the coding sequence ATGAAGAAGAGCGCCGGCATCCTGATATACAGAAGGACGCAAAGCGGCATGCTGGTGCTGCTCGTTCATCCCGGCGGTCCCTTCTGGCGCAAACGGGACGAAGGCGCCTGGTCTATTCCAAAAGGCGAATATCCGGAGGACGAACCGGCCGAGACCGCCGCCCGACGCGAATTCGCCGAGGAAATGGGCCATCTCCCCGAAGGGAGGCTGCAGCCGCTGGGTGAGCTGCGTCAGAAGGGCGGAAAACACGTGACTGCTTTTGCTCTCGAAGGCGAATTCGACGTGGCCGCCCTGCGCAGTAATCTGTTCGAAATCGAATGGCCGCCCGGAAGCGGCCGCCTTCAGTCTTTTCCCGAAGTCGATCGGGCCGAATGGTTCACTCTCACCGACGCCCGCCGGAAGATCCTCGGCAGCCAACTCCCTTTCCTGGAACGCCTGGAAGCGCTCAGCCCTTTGACAAAGCAGGGTGCAGTCGACCCCACGGACTGA
- the htpG gene encoding molecular chaperone HtpG: MTTTTAENPAESHVFEADVARLLHMMVHSVYSDKDVFLRELISNAADACEKLRYEAIATPALLANDPDSRIVLTLDEEGGRLLVEDNGIGMSRDEMIEALGTIARSGTRAFMERIEANKQGEGAQLIGQFGVGFYSCFMVAERVDVVSRHAGADSAWLWSSDGKGGYSVSPIDVSEAPARGTRITLHLMEDAKSFASRWTVERIVKEQSGHVPVPIRIAEKPGAEATQLTDGTALWTKSKNDITSEEYTDFYRGVSGQYDEPALTVHFRAEGRHEYSALAFVPGSQPFDLFDPDRKGRMKLYVKRVFITDEAELLPRYLRFVRGLVDTADLPLNVSREMIQESPILTAIRKGVTNRIITAIEKQAESDKDAFLKIWENFGSLIKEGIYEDFERRSQLLALSRFRTTASADGYRSLADYVGDAKEGQQSIYYLVGGSLDQLKASPQLEGFRARGIEVLLLTDSVDSFWVTNAPEFEGKSFKSITQGSADLAQFKKQEDDKPESESTPAEVQAFLDYAKQKLADEVSDVRASDRLIESAVCLVASEQGYDRQLEKILQGAGRLESGAKPILEINMDHPVVKAIAAKADAPSLRDDAAFLLLDQARVLDGDKPADPRAFVERLARLMEKALQ, encoded by the coding sequence ATGACGACGACCACCGCAGAAAATCCCGCTGAGAGCCACGTCTTTGAGGCCGACGTCGCCCGCCTTCTGCACATGATGGTTCACTCGGTTTATTCGGATAAGGATGTTTTCCTACGAGAGCTGATTTCGAACGCGGCCGACGCCTGCGAAAAACTTCGATATGAGGCAATCGCCACGCCGGCGCTTCTTGCGAACGATCCCGACAGCCGCATTGTACTGACGCTCGATGAGGAGGGCGGCAGGCTTCTCGTCGAAGACAACGGCATCGGCATGAGCCGCGACGAGATGATCGAAGCACTCGGAACGATCGCTCGCTCGGGAACACGGGCGTTCATGGAGCGCATCGAGGCAAACAAGCAGGGCGAGGGCGCGCAACTCATCGGACAGTTCGGCGTCGGCTTCTATTCCTGCTTCATGGTCGCCGAGCGCGTCGATGTCGTATCGCGTCACGCGGGCGCTGATAGTGCCTGGCTTTGGTCTTCCGACGGAAAGGGTGGCTACAGTGTCAGCCCGATCGATGTGAGTGAGGCGCCGGCGCGGGGCACGCGCATTACTCTGCATCTGATGGAGGACGCCAAGAGCTTCGCGTCTCGCTGGACCGTCGAGCGGATCGTCAAAGAGCAGTCCGGCCATGTACCGGTTCCGATCAGGATCGCAGAGAAGCCCGGTGCTGAAGCCACGCAGCTAACCGACGGCACCGCGCTCTGGACCAAATCCAAGAATGACATTACGAGCGAGGAATATACTGATTTCTATCGCGGCGTGTCCGGTCAGTATGACGAGCCGGCGCTGACGGTGCATTTCCGCGCCGAAGGCCGCCATGAATATTCGGCTCTCGCCTTCGTGCCCGGTTCGCAGCCGTTCGATCTCTTCGATCCGGATCGCAAGGGCCGCATGAAGCTTTATGTGAAGCGCGTCTTCATCACCGATGAGGCGGAATTGCTGCCCCGTTATCTCCGCTTCGTGCGCGGCCTCGTCGATACGGCAGACCTGCCGCTCAACGTCTCGCGTGAGATGATTCAAGAAAGCCCGATCCTGACGGCGATCCGCAAGGGCGTCACCAACCGCATCATTACGGCCATCGAAAAACAAGCGGAAAGCGATAAGGATGCCTTCCTGAAAATCTGGGAGAACTTCGGCAGCCTTATCAAGGAAGGCATCTACGAGGACTTCGAGCGCCGCTCGCAACTTCTGGCCCTGTCGCGCTTCCGCACGACTGCGTCTGCGGACGGTTATCGTTCGCTCGCCGATTACGTTGGAGATGCCAAGGAGGGTCAGCAGTCGATCTACTATCTCGTGGGCGGCAGCCTGGATCAACTGAAGGCTTCGCCACAGCTCGAAGGTTTCCGTGCCCGCGGCATCGAAGTTCTGCTGCTCACCGATTCCGTCGACAGCTTCTGGGTAACCAATGCCCCGGAATTCGAGGGCAAGAGCTTCAAGTCGATCACCCAGGGCTCCGCGGATCTCGCGCAGTTCAAGAAGCAGGAGGACGACAAGCCGGAAAGCGAAAGTACTCCGGCCGAAGTACAAGCCTTCCTCGACTATGCCAAGCAGAAGCTCGCCGATGAGGTATCCGACGTGCGCGCATCCGATCGCCTGATCGAAAGCGCCGTCTGCCTCGTTGCTTCCGAACAAGGTTATGACCGGCAACTCGAGAAGATCCTGCAGGGGGCCGGCCGTCTGGAATCCGGCGCCAAGCCAATACTCGAAATCAACATGGATCATCCCGTCGTCAAGGCTATCGCCGCCAAGGCGGATGCGCCTTCGTTGCGCGACGATGCGGCCTTCCTGTTGCTCGATCAGGCACGGGTTTTGGACGGTGACAAACCGGCCGATCCGCGCGCTTTCGTTGAGCGGCTGGCGCGGCTGATGGAAAAAGCGCTGCAGTAA
- a CDS encoding CmpA/NrtA family ABC transporter substrate-binding protein, translating into MTQKHEIIAGFLPLLDSALLVIAKEEGFAEAEAIDLQLAREVSWANIRDRLAVSRYNVAHMLAPMPIACNLGLTPLAPRMIVPMALGLGGNAVTVSNALWAEMAAADATDDLDAGRNGKALHQVVLSRSERPLRFAVVHPHSGHNYELRYWLAACGMDPDRDIEIIILPPPEMADALGAGQIDGYCVGEPWNTAGVLSGKGHMATVKAAIWKSSPEKVLGANASWADDHPDAMAALLRALYRSAVWCSDPQNREALASILAKPAYIGRPVDWLLPALSGNLQVGGGQVTSVRDFFVPRAKAATFPWKSHALWFYTQMVRWGQVAHDEHNETIARNTYRPDIYRSALQALGVPLPGASAKVEGALRVETPVGSTDASLTLGPDGFFDGGLFDPDKIDAYIEAQRQPKAAD; encoded by the coding sequence ATGACGCAGAAACACGAGATCATCGCCGGGTTCCTGCCCCTGCTCGACAGCGCCCTGCTCGTCATCGCCAAGGAAGAGGGTTTCGCGGAGGCCGAGGCGATCGACCTCCAGCTCGCCCGCGAGGTCTCATGGGCCAATATTCGCGACCGCCTAGCAGTCAGTCGCTACAATGTGGCGCATATGCTCGCTCCGATGCCGATTGCCTGCAATCTCGGACTGACGCCGCTGGCTCCGCGGATGATCGTACCGATGGCGCTCGGCCTCGGCGGCAATGCGGTGACGGTATCGAATGCGCTTTGGGCAGAAATGGCCGCCGCCGACGCAACGGATGACCTCGATGCCGGACGCAACGGCAAAGCCCTGCATCAGGTCGTCCTCAGCCGCTCGGAACGTCCGCTGCGTTTCGCCGTCGTCCATCCGCATTCCGGGCATAATTACGAGCTGCGCTATTGGCTTGCAGCTTGCGGCATGGATCCAGATCGCGACATCGAGATCATCATCCTGCCACCGCCGGAGATGGCGGATGCGCTCGGTGCCGGGCAGATCGACGGATATTGCGTCGGCGAACCGTGGAATACTGCTGGTGTCTTAAGCGGCAAAGGCCATATGGCAACGGTCAAAGCCGCCATCTGGAAGTCCAGCCCCGAAAAAGTGCTCGGCGCCAATGCCAGCTGGGCGGACGATCACCCCGACGCGATGGCCGCCCTTCTTAGAGCCCTATATCGCTCGGCTGTCTGGTGCTCCGACCCGCAAAACCGGGAGGCCTTGGCATCTATTCTCGCCAAGCCCGCCTATATCGGCCGACCCGTCGACTGGCTGTTGCCGGCTCTTTCCGGCAATTTGCAGGTCGGGGGAGGTCAGGTCACCAGCGTCAGGGATTTCTTCGTTCCGCGTGCCAAGGCGGCAACCTTCCCGTGGAAGAGCCATGCGCTATGGTTCTATACGCAAATGGTGCGCTGGGGACAGGTCGCCCATGATGAACACAACGAGACCATCGCCCGTAATACCTACAGGCCGGACATATATCGATCGGCATTGCAGGCGCTTGGTGTGCCCCTGCCCGGCGCCAGCGCCAAGGTCGAAGGCGCTCTTCGCGTGGAAACGCCGGTTGGCTCCACCGACGCCAGCCTGACCCTCGGCCCCGATGGTTTCTTCGATGGCGGCTTGTTCGATCCGGACAAGATCGATGCCTATATCGAAGCGCAGAGACAGCCGAAGGCGGCTGATTAA
- a CDS encoding family 16 glycosylhydrolase: MPNTVLNALGQTLYYSGTSTSWFSATGSGPTLYGTAGNDSIWGDGSVNVTMVGGTGDDIYYLYSNINHASEAPGGGVDTINTWMDYTLPDNFENLTVTGDGRHAFGNSADNIITGGTGSQTIDGGAGNDVLIGGGGADTFIFTKGNGSDLITDFSSDDKVRLNQYGLTSFDQVVSHLTQQGANLHLDLGNGESLVFANKTAADLHSDQFQLGLDRSDLTQTFSDDFNTLSLHQGTQGTWDAKYWWAPDKGSSITGDGELQWFVNPLYGPTASANPFSVSNGVLTITAKPTPDSLKSLLDGYDYTSGILTTHSTFAQTYGYFEMRAEMPHDQGTWPAFWLLPEDGSWPPELDVMEMRGQDPSTVNVTVHSNETGQHTKQLIPVQVPSTDGFHNYGVLWDQDQIVWYFDDVAVAHADTPADMHSPMYMLVDQAVGGVAGTPTDSLQNGSEMKIDYIKAYQLNDHLTQTAATAAAHTPDWHI; encoded by the coding sequence ATGCCCAATACGGTTCTCAATGCACTAGGCCAAACGCTCTATTACAGCGGCACTTCCACAAGCTGGTTTTCCGCCACGGGCTCCGGTCCGACGCTTTACGGCACGGCGGGAAATGATTCGATCTGGGGTGACGGCTCCGTCAACGTAACGATGGTCGGCGGCACGGGAGACGATATTTATTATCTCTATTCAAACATCAACCACGCGTCCGAGGCGCCCGGCGGGGGCGTAGATACCATCAACACCTGGATGGACTACACGCTTCCCGATAATTTCGAGAATCTCACGGTGACCGGCGATGGCCGCCATGCCTTCGGCAACAGCGCCGACAATATCATCACCGGCGGCACGGGCAGCCAGACTATCGACGGCGGGGCGGGCAACGACGTTCTGATCGGCGGAGGCGGCGCCGATACCTTTATTTTCACCAAGGGCAATGGCAGCGACCTCATCACCGACTTCAGCAGTGATGACAAGGTGCGCCTGAACCAATACGGGCTGACGTCTTTCGATCAGGTCGTCAGTCATCTTACTCAGCAAGGCGCCAATCTGCATCTGGATCTCGGCAACGGCGAAAGCCTTGTTTTTGCCAACAAGACCGCTGCCGACCTGCATTCGGACCAGTTCCAGCTCGGGCTCGACCGTTCCGACCTCACGCAAACATTTTCGGACGATTTCAATACGCTTTCTCTGCATCAGGGAACGCAAGGCACCTGGGATGCGAAATACTGGTGGGCGCCAGACAAGGGCAGCAGCATAACCGGAGACGGCGAGTTGCAGTGGTTTGTCAATCCGCTCTATGGCCCGACCGCATCGGCCAATCCATTTTCCGTTTCGAACGGCGTGCTGACGATTACAGCCAAACCGACGCCCGATTCGCTGAAATCGCTTCTGGACGGCTATGACTATACGTCCGGCATTCTGACGACCCACTCCACTTTCGCCCAGACTTATGGATATTTCGAAATGCGGGCCGAGATGCCCCACGATCAAGGCACATGGCCGGCTTTCTGGCTTCTGCCGGAAGACGGTTCCTGGCCGCCCGAGCTCGATGTGATGGAAATGCGCGGGCAGGATCCGAGCACGGTCAATGTCACTGTTCATTCGAACGAAACGGGTCAGCACACGAAGCAGCTCATTCCGGTGCAGGTTCCCAGCACCGATGGCTTTCACAATTACGGCGTGCTGTGGGATCAGGATCAGATCGTCTGGTATTTCGACGATGTGGCCGTTGCCCATGCCGACACGCCAGCCGATATGCACAGCCCCATGTATATGCTGGTGGATCAGGCCGTCGGCGGCGTAGCAGGCACTCCGACGGATAGCCTGCAAAACGGGTCTGAGATGAAGATTGACTACATCAAGGCCTATCAGTTGAATGACCATCTCACCCAGACCGCAGCGACAGCGGCTGCCCATACTCCGGACTGGCATATCTGA